One Scytonema millei VB511283 DNA window includes the following coding sequences:
- a CDS encoding SufS family cysteine desulfurase: MTFTQARTLADIVRADFPILHQEVNGKPLVYLDNAATSQKPLLVLNTLRDYYEQYNSNVHRGVHTLAAKATEAYEGARDKVAAFVNAAAREEIVFTRNATEAINLVAYSWGNSNIQRGDEIILSVMEHHSNLVPWQLLAQRTGAVLKFVELTPEEEFNLEQYKSLISDKTKLVAVVHVSNTLGCINPVQEIIAIAHQHGAKVLIDACQSVPHMPVNVQQMDCDWLVASGHKMCAPTGIGFLYGKLELLRSMLPFLGGGEMIADVYLDRSTYADLPHKFEAGTPAIGEAIALGAAVDYLGAIGMDKIYAYESELTQYLFEQLAQISEVRTYGPLPKIAGVGRAALASFTAGDVHPHDLSTLLDQAGVAIRAGHHCTQPLHRYIHAQSTARASLSFYNTREEIDIFIVALKEAVEFFGSIFG; the protein is encoded by the coding sequence ATGACTTTTACCCAAGCAAGAACCCTCGCCGATATCGTCCGCGCTGACTTCCCCATCCTGCATCAGGAAGTCAACGGTAAACCCTTGGTGTACCTAGACAACGCCGCTACTTCCCAAAAACCTTTACTCGTCCTCAATACCCTACGGGATTATTACGAGCAATATAACTCCAACGTCCATCGCGGCGTGCATACTCTGGCGGCTAAAGCAACCGAGGCTTACGAAGGGGCGCGGGATAAAGTTGCTGCGTTTGTGAATGCGGCGGCGCGAGAAGAAATTGTGTTTACCCGCAATGCTACCGAAGCAATTAACTTAGTTGCTTACAGTTGGGGTAATAGCAATATCCAACGGGGAGATGAAATCATCCTTTCCGTGATGGAACACCACAGCAACCTAGTCCCTTGGCAACTCCTAGCACAGAGAACGGGTGCGGTGTTGAAGTTTGTCGAACTAACTCCAGAAGAAGAGTTTAATTTAGAGCAATATAAGTCTTTAATTTCCGACAAAACAAAACTTGTGGCTGTGGTTCATGTCTCTAATACTTTGGGATGTATTAACCCGGTACAAGAGATAATTGCGATCGCCCATCAACACGGGGCGAAAGTTTTGATCGATGCTTGCCAAAGCGTACCACATATGCCTGTCAACGTACAGCAAATGGACTGCGATTGGTTAGTAGCTTCCGGTCATAAAATGTGCGCTCCTACCGGAATTGGCTTTTTGTATGGAAAACTAGAATTATTGCGATCGATGCTACCGTTTTTAGGTGGTGGTGAAATGATCGCTGACGTGTATTTAGATCGTTCTACCTACGCCGATTTACCGCACAAATTTGAAGCAGGAACTCCAGCAATCGGAGAAGCGATCGCCCTTGGTGCAGCTGTAGACTATTTAGGGGCGATCGGGATGGATAAAATTTATGCCTATGAATCGGAATTAACGCAATATCTGTTCGAGCAACTGGCTCAAATTTCTGAAGTCCGTACCTACGGACCATTGCCTAAAATAGCAGGTGTGGGTAGAGCTGCGTTGGCTTCATTCACAGCTGGCGATGTCCATCCTCACGACTTATCTACTCTACTAGATCAAGCTGGGGTTGCTATTCGCGCCGGACACCACTGCACGCAGCCTTTACATCGTTATATCCACGCTCAGTCTACCGCACGGGCAAGTTTATCTTTTTACAATACCCGTGAAGAGATTGACATATTTATTGTTGCTCTGAAGGAAGCGGTAGAATTTTTTGGTAGTATCTTCGGTTAA
- a CDS encoding Uma2 family endonuclease, producing MTDTSTPAEQRIVLHNIRWETFEALLKEVGENRGSRFAYECGTLEIMTPLLEHETFKIQLGRFIVVLAEELSIEIKSVGSTTLKRQVANRGIEPDSCYYIQNEPAIRGKLKLDLGTDLPPNLAIEIDITSTSINKFDIYAALGISELWKYDGRELKFYQLAVEKYRERDVSLAFPLISVEDMSNFMQQIPTQGEVALLKSFRAWVRDKIVYLSNE from the coding sequence ATGACTGATACTTCAACTCCAGCAGAGCAAAGAATAGTGCTGCATAACATTCGCTGGGAAACCTTTGAAGCTTTACTCAAAGAAGTAGGTGAAAACAGAGGTTCTCGATTTGCTTATGAATGTGGCACTTTAGAAATTATGACTCCCCTTCTCGAACACGAAACCTTTAAAATTCAGCTCGGTCGCTTTATAGTTGTTTTAGCTGAAGAATTAAGTATTGAAATTAAAAGTGTTGGATCGACAACTCTAAAACGCCAAGTAGCTAATCGCGGTATAGAACCAGATAGTTGTTATTATATTCAGAACGAGCCAGCAATTAGAGGCAAGCTAAAGTTAGATTTAGGAACCGATCTGCCGCCCAATTTAGCAATTGAAATCGATATTACTAGTACTTCTATAAATAAATTTGATATTTATGCTGCTCTAGGTATTTCTGAACTTTGGAAATACGACGGAAGAGAATTAAAATTTTATCAACTAGCAGTAGAGAAATATAGAGAGCGTGATGTAAGCCTTGCTTTTCCTCTTATATCTGTTGAAGATATGAGTAATTTTATGCAACAGATTCCCACGCAAGGAGAAGTAGCTTTACTCAAATCTTTTCGAGCTTGGGTAAGGGATAAAATTGTTTATTTGAGCAATGAATAG
- a CDS encoding response regulator codes for MASCGTFQKLSPLSLLAHLSSCYDSALLKVTSGAVTWSVYLEEGKITYASHSIAAFDRLDCHLHRLSYKVPTLTSETRAQLSLIFETEAEQRSDTNPEYQAIGWLVNHQYLNAEQAAELVGELVGETIESFLLVKSGQYDFSSNSNLEQIFCRLELQPIVDLCQKRLQKWQALAPEIFSPYQRLYFSNRHKLEQQIPQEIQQKFSTILKGFSFRHLAILLNQDELELAQNLHQYIAAGTILLQDPYAPFDQLPRTFEQTASPSTTPIVIPEKVPLPLDDIRDRHISDRRLAATPKAFEREPVRETQLPTTKEKPLPVQSPQPHSETVKHSETVKHSSQPPASFPITRTTPPVPPTHVETPTSPPTVIPDAPTTRNKYKIVCVDDSPAMLQELKKFLEDELFSVFTIDNPVKALMQIIKVKPDLILLDVNMAGIDGYELCRLLRNHSLFKDTPIIMVTANTGIINRVKARVVGASGYLTKPFSQPDILKMVFRHLT; via the coding sequence ATGGCTAGCTGTGGAACCTTTCAGAAGTTAAGTCCGCTGAGTTTATTGGCGCACTTGTCTAGTTGTTATGATAGTGCCTTGTTAAAGGTGACTAGCGGTGCTGTTACATGGTCGGTATATCTTGAAGAGGGGAAGATTACTTATGCTTCCCATTCAATAGCAGCATTCGATCGCCTCGACTGTCATTTGCATCGCCTCAGTTATAAAGTACCGACGCTGACAAGTGAAACTAGGGCGCAATTAAGTTTAATTTTTGAAACTGAAGCAGAACAGCGCTCGGATACTAATCCCGAATATCAAGCAATTGGTTGGTTAGTTAACCATCAATATTTAAATGCCGAACAAGCAGCAGAATTAGTTGGAGAATTGGTTGGAGAAACGATCGAGTCGTTTTTATTAGTTAAATCGGGGCAGTACGACTTTAGCAGCAACTCAAACTTAGAGCAAATTTTTTGTCGGCTCGAACTACAACCGATTGTCGATCTATGTCAAAAGCGCCTGCAAAAGTGGCAAGCTCTAGCACCAGAAATTTTCTCACCCTACCAGCGGCTTTATTTTTCTAACCGTCACAAATTAGAACAGCAAATTCCGCAGGAAATTCAGCAAAAGTTTAGTACGATTCTCAAAGGTTTCAGTTTTCGTCATCTGGCAATTCTATTAAATCAAGACGAACTTGAATTGGCGCAAAACCTACATCAGTACATTGCAGCAGGAACAATTTTGTTGCAAGACCCCTATGCGCCATTTGACCAATTACCAAGAACCTTTGAACAGACTGCATCGCCATCAACAACACCAATTGTCATACCGGAAAAAGTTCCTTTACCGCTAGATGATATCCGCGATCGCCACATTAGCGATCGCCGTCTGGCTGCAACTCCAAAAGCTTTCGAGCGCGAACCAGTCAGAGAGACGCAGCTCCCTACAACAAAAGAAAAACCTCTTCCCGTACAGTCCCCGCAGCCACACTCAGAGACAGTCAAGCACTCAGAGACAGTCAAGCATAGCTCTCAGCCGCCAGCGAGTTTCCCGATTACGCGGACGACACCCCCAGTTCCTCCCACGCATGTAGAAACTCCCACATCCCCACCGACTGTTATTCCCGATGCCCCGACTACGAGAAATAAGTATAAAATTGTCTGTGTAGACGATAGCCCAGCAATGTTACAGGAACTGAAAAAGTTTTTAGAAGACGAATTATTTTCAGTTTTTACGATTGATAATCCTGTTAAAGCCTTAATGCAAATTATTAAAGTCAAGCCAGATCTCATCTTGTTAGATGTAAATATGGCAGGAATTGATGGCTATGAATTATGTCGTCTCTTGCGCAATCATTCTTTATTTAAAGACACGCCGATTATTATGGTGACGGCAAATACAGGAATTATTAACCGTGTCAAAGCTAGAGTCGTCGGTGCTTCAGGTTACTTAACTAAGCCTTTTAGCCAACCAGATATTCTCAAAATGGTGTTTAGGCATTTGACTTAG